A stretch of Desulfotalea psychrophila LSv54 DNA encodes these proteins:
- a CDS encoding fructose-bisphosphatase class III, with amino-acid sequence MAEKICITEIDKLSQKLLRIETELNANIPTTLWISDLHGEGDRFKSILRGRFGMLYQTCKEGLPATFTPEKIQYLAKIVRKKNYFADSQQQMDRQDVILCFVQILKYKLTNSTNRNREIFLPEFRETIGRLLAGLPVPDPIFEESIISDRLIFHLSYAIRQVLLDRIQVLGDVFDRGSQPDKIIRILSSPAYKEMVDYVFGNHDILWMGAAAGTPSLVAETLRITCRYDHFRLLNRLRFDTSRLAEFAERTYEIKKATGKFKAKTDRGRAMEKALTVIQFKLEEKLINDFPHYGMEKRLWLERLAEMLKTGATEELNDSDFPTIDLENPSKLSKEESEIINDLIEQFRSNKYLKRLLKFFFEEGSTYHISNNFLNIHALVPSTKEGEFEEFMGHKGKDLLDYIQKVIRRTGQNYLYNREQSADDLALFFYLWCGPKSPFFGKHAMKTFERYFLLDKERHAEHSLYWQKNMQSDAFKEKMQEEFGIQRVIFGHTPVNYMQGNKMASEDGVAINVDGGFAAAYYNRGHALVHTPHQLYGIILPTPDELIKAAVRLEPAPLDIEFIDEFPQPLKIKNTIAGKLLQQERDLIMGKIQSYNSQNRDSDIN; translated from the coding sequence ATGGCCGAAAAAATTTGTATCACCGAGATAGATAAACTCTCACAAAAACTCCTAAGGATCGAAACAGAGCTCAATGCAAACATCCCCACAACCCTGTGGATCAGCGATCTCCACGGCGAAGGAGATCGTTTTAAATCCATTCTGCGCGGTCGTTTTGGCATGCTCTACCAAACCTGCAAAGAAGGTTTACCTGCCACCTTTACGCCTGAAAAAATACAGTATCTTGCCAAAATAGTTCGTAAAAAAAATTATTTTGCGGACAGCCAACAACAGATGGATAGACAGGATGTCATCCTCTGCTTTGTCCAAATACTCAAATATAAGCTGACAAACTCTACAAACCGTAACCGCGAGATATTCTTGCCAGAATTCCGAGAGACCATCGGCCGCCTGCTGGCAGGTCTGCCGGTTCCTGACCCCATCTTTGAAGAGAGTATTATCTCCGATCGCCTCATCTTTCATCTCAGCTATGCCATTCGCCAGGTACTCCTTGATCGTATTCAAGTACTTGGGGACGTCTTTGACCGTGGTTCACAACCCGACAAAATCATCCGCATCCTCTCCTCACCTGCCTATAAAGAGATGGTGGACTATGTCTTTGGCAACCATGATATTCTCTGGATGGGAGCGGCAGCAGGCACCCCGTCGCTGGTGGCAGAAACTCTGCGCATCACCTGTCGCTACGACCACTTCAGACTACTCAACCGCCTGCGCTTTGATACCAGTAGGCTCGCTGAATTTGCCGAGCGCACCTATGAAATCAAAAAGGCCACGGGAAAATTCAAGGCCAAAACCGATCGTGGTCGGGCCATGGAAAAGGCGCTCACCGTCATTCAATTCAAACTTGAAGAGAAACTGATCAACGACTTCCCCCACTATGGTATGGAAAAACGTCTGTGGCTGGAGAGACTGGCAGAAATGCTCAAAACAGGCGCGACAGAGGAACTCAACGACAGCGATTTCCCAACCATTGACCTTGAAAACCCCAGCAAACTGAGCAAGGAGGAGAGCGAAATCATCAATGATCTGATAGAACAGTTTCGCTCCAATAAATACCTCAAACGTCTCCTCAAGTTCTTCTTTGAAGAGGGCAGCACCTATCATATCAGTAATAATTTCTTAAATATCCACGCCCTGGTACCGTCAACCAAGGAAGGCGAATTTGAAGAGTTCATGGGCCATAAGGGCAAGGACCTGCTTGACTATATTCAAAAGGTCATAAGACGAACAGGGCAAAACTATCTCTATAACCGGGAACAGAGTGCCGATGATCTAGCCCTCTTCTTCTACCTCTGGTGCGGACCTAAATCACCTTTTTTTGGCAAACATGCCATGAAGACCTTTGAACGCTATTTCCTCCTCGATAAGGAGCGACATGCGGAGCACTCCCTCTACTGGCAAAAAAATATGCAAAGCGATGCCTTCAAAGAAAAAATGCAGGAGGAATTTGGCATCCAGAGAGTGATCTTCGGCCATACCCCTGTTAACTATATGCAGGGAAATAAAATGGCCAGTGAAGACGGGGTGGCCATTAATGTCGATGGAGGTTTTGCCGCCGCCTACTATAATCGTGGCCATGCCCTGGTTCATACCCCGCACCAGCTCTATGGCATTATCCTCCCTACCCCGGACGAGTTGATAAAGGCTGCGGTAAGGCTTGAACCGGCACCACTTGACATTGAATTTATTGATGAATTTCCACAGCCTCTCAAGATAAAAAACACCATTGCCGGCAAGCTCCTGCAGCAGGAGCGAGACCTGATAATGGGAAAAATCCAGTCTTACAACAGTCAGAACCGCGACTCAGATATAAACTAA
- a CDS encoding fructose-bisphosphatase class II family protein, protein MNKNYGMEIVRATEIAALTAARIQGLGNHIDILNQAREAITKTLSRLNVCGHVVNDRFATSPDIRPLPETIGVGEQVTDLMAIALEAHHSAADGKNNATAYAVIGKRGSIQTLPNLGMYKIVVGPRIGKVVDINQSPTVNIKRCARALGKYTENMTVCVLNQPRHQQLIEEIRKCGARIKLIDEGEISGCLSAITGEKSDIYIGYGYAPEGALIAAAVGCMGGYFEGKIFYENDRDRAAAECHGITDFDKIFRLEDLIRSHEIAIAATGVTDGEFLEGVRFTPNGAITSSFIARAETHTYRKLETRHFFDYKPVF, encoded by the coding sequence ATGAATAAAAACTATGGGATGGAGATCGTAAGGGCCACAGAAATTGCGGCACTCACCGCGGCCCGTATTCAGGGACTCGGCAACCATATAGACATTCTCAATCAGGCGCGAGAGGCCATCACCAAGACACTGAGCCGTCTTAACGTCTGCGGCCATGTGGTCAACGACAGATTTGCCACCAGCCCGGATATCCGGCCCCTACCAGAGACCATCGGTGTCGGTGAGCAGGTGACAGATCTTATGGCCATTGCCCTTGAGGCGCACCACTCGGCGGCAGACGGCAAAAACAACGCCACGGCCTATGCAGTCATTGGCAAACGAGGTTCCATCCAAACCCTACCCAACCTAGGCATGTACAAAATTGTGGTTGGCCCCAGAATTGGCAAGGTTGTCGATATTAACCAGTCCCCCACTGTTAACATTAAGAGATGCGCCCGAGCCCTTGGCAAATACACCGAGAACATGACTGTCTGCGTACTCAACCAGCCACGGCACCAACAGCTCATCGAAGAGATACGTAAGTGCGGTGCCCGAATCAAACTGATCGATGAGGGAGAGATTTCAGGATGCCTCTCTGCCATCACAGGAGAAAAATCTGATATTTATATTGGTTATGGCTATGCCCCCGAAGGCGCACTAATCGCCGCCGCCGTGGGTTGTATGGGAGGATATTTTGAAGGAAAAATCTTCTATGAAAACGACCGGGACAGGGCTGCCGCAGAGTGCCATGGCATCACGGACTTTGACAAAATATTTCGTTTGGAAGACCTTATTAGAAGTCACGAAATTGCCATTGCCGCAACTGGTGTCACCGATGGCGAGTTTTTAGAGGGGGTCCGATTTACCCCAAACGGGGCCATCACCTCTTCTTTTATCGCCCGGGCCGAGACCCATACATACAGAAAGCTTGAGACAAGACACTTTTTTGATTACAAACCCGTTTTTTAA
- a CDS encoding DUF559 domain-containing protein — protein sequence MELDGDSHWTEEAQDYDRQRDSAMRAVGLRVLRLSNHDVMHNIEGVLFWVK from the coding sequence ATTGAGCTTGATGGCGATAGCCACTGGACTGAAGAGGCTCAGGACTATGACCGGCAACGGGACAGTGCCATGCGGGCGGTCGGCCTCAGGGTACTCCGCCTGAGTAACCACGATGTTATGCACAACATCGAAGGGGTTCTATTTTGGGTGAAATAG
- a CDS encoding DUF559 domain-containing protein, protein MPEPERRLWQRLRNRQLGVKFRRQQGIGRYITKSVQSRNL, encoded by the coding sequence ATGCCTGAGCCGGAGAGACGGCTTTGGCAGCGGCTCCGCAACAGGCAGTTGGGGGTGAAGTTTCGTCGCCAGCAGGGCATTGGCCGATATATTACGAAATCAGTCCAGAGCAGAAACTTGTAA
- the dnaE gene encoding DNA polymerase III subunit alpha, translated as MSAGFTHLHVHTQYSLLDGAIRLPDLIDKCKEFGMDSVAITDHGAMYGALEFYTKAKKAGIKPIVGSELYIAPGDMREQKKINGQTAYHIVLLAMNKTGYQNLMKMASIAQSDGFYYKPRIDMAVLQEYNEGIIALTACLHGQVPYLIMKGDMDGARKKAQELHDIFGDRLYFELQENSIAEQQPVNAGLKILAKEMGVKLVATNDCHYLNRQEAHAHEVLLCIQMGKTINDTNRFRFSSDEFYFKSPKEMERAFHHCPEAIASTQEIADRCNLELTFDDYYFPNFPVPEGESLSTMFTTACWEGLETRFEEMRALGSYKDNTEKTYKARLEMEIDVINTMGFPGYFLIVADFINWAKSKDIPVGPGRGSGAGSIAAYAMKITNIDPMPYGLIFERFLNIERKSMPDFDIDFCQDRRGEVIDYVRRKYGGAEHVAQIITYGSMKARGVIRDVGRALDIPFTEVDRIAKLVPDQLKMTLLKALAEEPKLQEAADNDPQIQELISVSKTLEGLARHTSVHAAGVVISPEPMTHYLPTCRGGEADERVTQYDMKHTEMTGLIKFDFLGLKTLTVIDKAVKHVHADKKIPLNIDAIPMDDPKTFDLLCRGDALGVFQLESEGMRELLVKMAPEQFSDLIALVALYRPGPLDSGMVDDFVETKHGRAEANYPLPQLKPVLEETYGVIVYQEQVMKIASILANYSLGDADILRRAMGKKIAAVMDEEKVKFMEGAEKNEVPLDKAEYVFDLMAKFAGYGFNKSHSAAYALVSYQTAYLKAHHPAQFMAALLSCDMNNTDKVVRYINECKEQHIEVLPPDINESFKDFTVINDRIRFGMAAVKNVGGAALDSIIEERQADGPYTSISDFCNRVDSRKVNSRVIESLVKSGSFDSLGYKRSQFIEVLEKAMEQAKAVQRDKQSGQISLFAVAQPSAGQKDQEVNSLHMPDMEEWSDKQKLLFEKETVGFYITGHPLDDVMPELKTIIDAQIHDLVDKDEDQAVRIGGLVRTYKKHRSQKGDAMAFITIEDIFEAVEVVVFPRTYAECEEILEGTEPIVVLGRVQQTERGPKIIAERIDTIQQAREKYTDKVSLRLQAEGLDRMKLEKIKKHFYGYHGNCPVGITLKIPQKGEVDIDVTGDMTLRPCRQLSDGVEEILGYQALFFSKKAIDLPARKKKWVPKKDK; from the coding sequence ATGAGTGCAGGTTTTACCCATCTTCATGTCCATACCCAATACAGCCTTCTAGACGGGGCCATCCGTCTTCCCGATCTCATTGATAAATGCAAAGAATTTGGCATGGACAGCGTGGCCATCACTGACCACGGGGCCATGTATGGTGCCCTGGAATTTTACACCAAGGCAAAAAAAGCAGGGATAAAACCCATCGTCGGCAGTGAACTCTATATTGCCCCCGGCGATATGCGCGAGCAAAAAAAAATCAATGGGCAGACAGCCTACCATATCGTCCTTCTGGCCATGAACAAAACAGGTTATCAAAACCTGATGAAGATGGCCAGTATCGCCCAATCCGACGGTTTTTACTATAAACCACGAATTGATATGGCCGTGTTGCAGGAATATAACGAGGGAATCATTGCCCTCACCGCCTGTCTGCACGGTCAGGTACCCTATCTGATCATGAAGGGTGATATGGACGGGGCCCGGAAAAAGGCTCAGGAGCTCCATGATATATTTGGTGATCGTCTCTACTTTGAGTTGCAGGAAAACAGCATTGCTGAGCAGCAACCGGTAAATGCCGGACTCAAAATCCTGGCAAAGGAGATGGGAGTCAAACTAGTCGCCACCAACGATTGTCACTACCTCAACCGGCAAGAGGCCCATGCCCATGAGGTACTGCTCTGTATCCAGATGGGTAAGACTATAAACGATACCAATCGTTTTCGTTTCTCCTCCGACGAGTTTTATTTTAAATCTCCCAAAGAGATGGAACGGGCCTTTCATCACTGTCCGGAAGCCATCGCCAGCACCCAGGAAATTGCCGACAGATGCAACCTTGAGCTCACCTTCGATGACTACTATTTTCCCAATTTTCCCGTGCCCGAGGGAGAGAGTCTCTCCACCATGTTCACCACCGCATGTTGGGAGGGTTTAGAGACCCGTTTTGAGGAAATGCGCGCCCTGGGAAGCTATAAGGACAATACCGAAAAAACCTACAAGGCCCGTCTTGAAATGGAGATTGATGTTATCAATACCATGGGCTTTCCTGGTTACTTCCTTATCGTGGCCGACTTTATCAACTGGGCCAAGAGCAAGGATATCCCCGTAGGGCCCGGCCGTGGTTCCGGTGCCGGTAGTATTGCCGCCTACGCCATGAAGATCACCAATATTGATCCCATGCCCTATGGACTGATCTTTGAGAGATTTCTCAATATTGAAAGAAAGTCCATGCCGGATTTTGATATCGATTTTTGCCAGGATCGCCGCGGAGAGGTCATCGACTATGTACGCCGTAAATACGGTGGCGCCGAACACGTAGCCCAGATTATCACCTATGGTTCCATGAAGGCCCGAGGCGTTATTCGCGATGTGGGCCGGGCACTTGACATCCCCTTTACCGAAGTGGATCGCATTGCCAAGCTGGTGCCCGACCAGCTAAAAATGACCCTGTTAAAGGCCCTGGCAGAGGAACCCAAGCTGCAGGAGGCCGCTGACAATGATCCACAGATACAAGAACTTATCTCGGTCTCGAAAACGCTGGAAGGGCTGGCTCGTCATACCTCTGTGCATGCGGCCGGTGTCGTTATCTCCCCCGAGCCCATGACCCACTATCTGCCCACCTGCCGTGGTGGTGAAGCGGATGAACGGGTCACCCAGTATGATATGAAGCATACGGAGATGACGGGACTTATCAAATTTGACTTTCTTGGTCTTAAGACCCTGACCGTCATCGATAAGGCGGTCAAGCACGTCCATGCCGACAAAAAGATTCCGCTTAATATCGACGCCATCCCCATGGATGACCCCAAGACCTTCGACCTGCTCTGCCGCGGTGATGCCCTGGGTGTCTTCCAGCTAGAGAGCGAGGGGATGCGGGAACTGTTGGTGAAGATGGCACCGGAACAGTTCAGTGATCTCATTGCCCTGGTGGCCCTCTATCGCCCTGGCCCCCTGGATTCCGGTATGGTGGATGACTTTGTCGAAACTAAACACGGTCGGGCCGAAGCCAACTATCCCCTGCCCCAACTTAAACCCGTTTTAGAGGAGACCTACGGCGTTATCGTCTACCAGGAACAGGTAATGAAGATCGCCAGTATCCTTGCCAATTACTCACTTGGTGATGCCGATATTCTACGCCGGGCCATGGGCAAAAAGATCGCTGCGGTAATGGACGAGGAGAAGGTCAAGTTTATGGAGGGGGCGGAAAAAAACGAGGTGCCCCTGGACAAGGCCGAATATGTCTTTGATCTCATGGCCAAGTTTGCCGGTTACGGATTTAATAAATCCCACTCCGCAGCCTACGCCCTGGTCTCCTACCAGACGGCCTATCTCAAGGCCCACCACCCCGCCCAATTTATGGCGGCCCTGCTCTCCTGCGATATGAACAACACCGATAAGGTGGTGCGTTATATCAATGAGTGCAAAGAGCAGCATATAGAGGTCTTACCCCCTGATATCAACGAGAGCTTCAAGGATTTCACCGTTATCAACGACCGGATCCGTTTTGGTATGGCCGCAGTGAAAAATGTTGGTGGGGCAGCCCTGGATTCCATCATCGAAGAACGACAGGCAGACGGGCCCTATACCTCCATCAGTGATTTTTGTAACCGGGTAGACTCCCGCAAGGTAAATTCACGGGTCATCGAATCCCTGGTTAAATCTGGTTCCTTTGATTCTCTGGGCTATAAACGGTCACAGTTTATCGAGGTGTTAGAAAAGGCCATGGAACAGGCCAAGGCCGTGCAAAGAGATAAACAGAGTGGTCAGATATCTCTTTTTGCCGTGGCCCAACCCAGCGCTGGACAAAAAGATCAGGAGGTAAACAGCCTACATATGCCCGACATGGAGGAGTGGAGCGATAAGCAGAAGCTACTCTTTGAAAAGGAGACTGTAGGTTTTTATATCACCGGCCACCCCTTAGACGATGTTATGCCAGAGCTGAAGACCATCATCGACGCCCAAATCCACGACCTTGTCGATAAGGATGAGGATCAGGCGGTGCGTATTGGCGGACTGGTACGTACCTATAAAAAGCATCGGAGCCAAAAGGGCGATGCCATGGCCTTTATCACCATCGAAGATATTTTTGAGGCGGTGGAGGTGGTGGTCTTTCCCCGCACCTATGCCGAATGTGAGGAGATCCTTGAGGGTACGGAACCCATCGTCGTACTTGGCAGGGTACAGCAGACTGAGCGAGGCCCGAAGATCATCGCCGAGCGAATCGACACCATCCAACAGGCACGGGAAAAATATACCGATAAGGTCAGCCTGCGCCTGCAAGCCGAGGGACTTGACCGGATGAAACTGGAAAAGATAAAAAAACATTTCTACGGCTACCACGGCAACTGTCCGGTGGGTATCACCCTCAAAATCCCCCAGAAGGGCGAGGTAGATATCGATGTAACAGGGGATATGACCCTACGCCCATGCCGGCAACTTTCCGACGGAGTAGAGGAGATTCTCGGTTATCAGGCCCTCTTCTTCAGCAAGAAGGCCATTGATCTGCCAGCCCGGAAAAAAAAATGGGTTCCCAAAAAAGATAAGTAG
- a CDS encoding flagellin — protein sequence MTGSVAAGTIQVNGNDVGAATNNKELAAAISAADSSVEAKAVNNQSFDFNTVNLSITGPKTDEAAPLARENTTVSLAITDTTDATTFAVDDLKIGAEAAAAITDLNLIAKGDATALAAAISDIDGVTAETTNSTVLAWGVTTSSSGMKLTISDAADANPISVDVATGTDNASVDDVIAAFDDIAGYSAVKNVAGTEITITSEDGKAFNIKQTQTDGASVLAGGFTALPTATAVLQKANGVDLTFSGEQDIVVETTTAGAVALDSYAGATYNTEAPPAPAVDPTAPTIMTAVPTDTLVSGDLTIGGEEIITLDAEKATLVDAINTAAVEGVTASLENKQSLAWAADVTLAVDASYKLTLETDGGVAANVIIGGDVDSEVDAGDVAAAINETFKETEEFKASVDVTTGNLVIESKDGATFNLTEFTNNKADGSGADTALTSVAGLVEGVGGAGVDYAATAVNVTIANDSDVTIAMGAGADIKVGDGLVAGVYEVPAPIVGNVASTGGESSVTGPLNAGDLTINGEDVGAVEGDAAAIAAQIQKTDADITATATNSQTVKFDEVKLGADGSYTLQIGGAEIAVATTLDAGDDAVSTDDDTHSVTSQNVIAAINKNADGFSAIAELDKDDKETGNIIITKAGGSNFTLNEDIDSKEAAANKIGLADTVADGRDLRGTVSLESDTSIIIAGDDPSKAGLEAGRVDPGVVGDYNLTLTGDDGTEFKVDMSSAKRDGHVTAEDVATAINSDAATTAKFSAKVDEDGQLQVSRNDGSSFKITEMVDKDGDTKDDGVITDGLVGVDNAAKKFVGQVEIDSPVDVTLTGSGLKEAGLNNIGNGSTTIDKLDILTRDSANTAITSVDEALMDIDQMRGKLGAVQNRFTSTISNLNNVSENLSAARSRILDTDIAKETSEMTKQNILQQAGVSILAQAKQAPQMALSLIK from the coding sequence ATGACCGGTTCCGTGGCCGCTGGCACCATTCAGGTAAACGGCAATGATGTGGGTGCCGCCACCAACAATAAGGAGCTGGCTGCAGCCATCTCTGCTGCCGACTCCTCGGTTGAGGCCAAGGCCGTTAATAACCAAAGCTTTGATTTTAACACGGTAAATCTCTCTATTACCGGGCCTAAGACTGACGAGGCAGCCCCTCTTGCTCGCGAGAATACAACTGTCTCTTTGGCTATTACAGACACTACAGATGCAACTACATTTGCTGTGGATGATCTTAAAATTGGTGCTGAAGCCGCGGCGGCAATTACTGACTTGAACCTAATAGCTAAAGGTGATGCCACCGCCCTTGCAGCAGCAATAAGTGACATTGATGGTGTTACTGCAGAAACGACCAACAGCACAGTTTTGGCTTGGGGTGTTACGACCTCAAGTTCAGGTATGAAGTTAACGATAAGCGATGCTGCAGATGCAAACCCAATAAGTGTAGACGTTGCTACAGGTACCGACAATGCTAGTGTAGATGATGTTATAGCTGCATTTGACGATATTGCCGGGTATAGTGCCGTAAAAAATGTTGCTGGTACTGAGATTACCATTACGTCTGAGGATGGGAAGGCGTTTAATATAAAACAAACTCAAACTGACGGAGCTAGTGTCTTAGCTGGAGGATTCACGGCACTACCAACTGCTACTGCTGTTTTGCAGAAAGCAAATGGAGTGGACCTTACTTTCTCCGGTGAGCAAGACATTGTGGTTGAAACCACTACTGCTGGTGCAGTAGCTTTGGACAGTTATGCAGGAGCTACATACAATACCGAGGCTCCTCCTGCCCCTGCGGTTGACCCAACTGCGCCAACCATCATGACTGCAGTGCCAACGGACACACTTGTGTCCGGTGATCTGACCATTGGTGGTGAAGAGATTATCACTCTTGATGCCGAAAAAGCAACTCTTGTCGACGCTATTAATACAGCAGCAGTTGAAGGAGTAACAGCCTCTCTTGAGAATAAGCAGAGTTTGGCGTGGGCAGCTGATGTCACTTTGGCAGTAGATGCGTCCTATAAATTAACTCTTGAGACAGATGGTGGTGTTGCAGCAAATGTTATCATTGGTGGTGATGTAGATAGTGAGGTTGACGCTGGCGATGTTGCTGCTGCAATCAATGAGACGTTCAAAGAGACAGAGGAGTTTAAGGCTTCTGTTGATGTAACAACGGGTAATCTTGTAATTGAGAGTAAAGATGGGGCAACATTTAACCTTACAGAATTCACTAATAATAAGGCTGACGGTAGTGGTGCAGATACTGCTCTTACTTCTGTTGCTGGTTTGGTAGAAGGTGTTGGTGGGGCCGGTGTAGATTATGCGGCAACGGCTGTAAATGTTACCATCGCCAATGACAGCGATGTAACCATTGCCATGGGTGCTGGTGCTGATATTAAAGTTGGCGATGGCCTTGTGGCGGGTGTATATGAGGTACCAGCTCCTATTGTTGGGAATGTTGCAAGCACCGGTGGTGAGAGCTCAGTAACCGGTCCACTTAATGCCGGTGATCTGACCATCAACGGTGAGGATGTTGGGGCAGTGGAGGGTGATGCAGCAGCTATTGCCGCCCAGATCCAGAAGACCGATGCCGATATTACGGCCACCGCCACCAACAGCCAGACTGTTAAATTTGACGAGGTAAAACTCGGGGCCGATGGCAGCTATACCCTGCAGATTGGCGGGGCTGAAATTGCCGTAGCGACCACTTTGGATGCAGGCGACGATGCAGTAAGCACCGACGATGACACCCATAGTGTTACCTCCCAAAATGTTATCGCTGCCATCAACAAAAATGCCGATGGTTTCAGTGCAATAGCTGAACTTGATAAGGATGACAAGGAAACCGGCAACATTATCATTACCAAGGCCGGTGGTTCCAACTTCACCCTCAACGAAGACATTGACAGCAAGGAAGCTGCTGCTAACAAGATTGGCCTTGCTGACACTGTGGCAGATGGCCGTGATCTCCGTGGTACTGTCAGCCTGGAGAGCGATACCTCTATAATCATCGCCGGTGATGATCCCAGCAAGGCGGGTCTTGAGGCGGGTCGGGTTGATCCGGGTGTTGTGGGTGACTATAATCTGACCCTGACCGGAGACGATGGTACTGAGTTCAAGGTCGATATGAGTTCTGCCAAGCGCGATGGTCACGTCACTGCAGAAGATGTGGCAACAGCTATCAACTCCGATGCCGCTACCACCGCGAAGTTCTCTGCCAAGGTGGACGAGGACGGACAGTTGCAGGTGAGCCGCAACGACGGTAGCTCCTTCAAGATCACCGAGATGGTTGACAAGGATGGCGATACCAAAGATGATGGGGTTATCACCGATGGTCTTGTCGGGGTAGATAACGCAGCCAAGAAGTTTGTCGGCCAGGTAGAGATCGACAGCCCCGTTGACGTAACCCTCACCGGTTCTGGTCTTAAAGAGGCAGGTCTTAACAATATCGGTAACGGTAGCACCACCATCGACAAGCTGGACATCCTCACCCGTGATTCTGCCAACACTGCCATCACCTCTGTTGATGAGGCCCTGATGGATATTGATCAGATGCGTGGTAAGCTCGGTGCGGTTCAGAACCGTTTCACCTCCACCATCAGTAATCTTAACAACGTTTCTGAAAACCTCTCTGCGGCTCGTTCTCGTATCCTTGATACCGATATCGCTAAAGAGACTTCAGAGATGACCAAGCAGAACATCCTGCAGCAGGCAGGTGTTTCTATTCTTGCTCAGGCTAAGCAGGCACCGCAGATGGCTCTCTCTCTCATCAAGTAA
- a CDS encoding nitrite/sulfite reductase domain-containing protein encodes MAEKSSLKGAIIQRDKQSYAIVPRIPAGVISPEQLRKLADVVEKHNIPIVKVTSGQRLALVGMKEEQIDEIYSDLGFEPGKATELCLHYVQACPGTTLCKFGVQDALGFGQHIEELLAGRDFPAKLKVGVSGCPFTCAEGSVRDIGITGKKSGWSLFFGGHSGRQARISDLIAEDLNDEALLALMEKCVQYYLDNSKKRERTARFIERIGIEEFKKQVLA; translated from the coding sequence ATGGCAGAAAAAAGTTCACTCAAAGGGGCTATTATACAGCGAGATAAACAGAGCTATGCCATCGTTCCACGTATTCCCGCCGGAGTTATCAGCCCTGAGCAACTGCGAAAGCTGGCCGACGTGGTAGAAAAGCATAATATTCCCATTGTCAAAGTCACCTCTGGTCAGCGTCTCGCCCTGGTTGGGATGAAAGAAGAACAAATTGACGAGATTTACAGCGACCTGGGCTTTGAGCCAGGCAAGGCCACCGAACTCTGCCTCCACTATGTACAGGCATGTCCTGGTACCACCCTCTGTAAATTTGGTGTTCAGGATGCCCTTGGTTTTGGTCAGCACATTGAAGAGCTCCTGGCCGGACGTGATTTTCCTGCCAAATTGAAGGTTGGTGTTTCCGGCTGTCCTTTTACCTGCGCCGAAGGATCTGTCCGCGATATTGGTATTACCGGTAAGAAGAGTGGCTGGTCCCTCTTTTTTGGCGGTCACTCCGGAAGACAGGCCCGTATTTCTGACCTTATTGCCGAAGATTTAAATGACGAAGCACTCCTCGCCCTCATGGAAAAATGTGTCCAATACTATTTGGATAACTCTAAGAAACGGGAACGAACAGCCCGCTTCATCGAGCGTATTGGTATTGAAGAGTTTAAAAAACAGGTTCTCGCATAA